ACCCGAGCGACGAGGACCTCGGCGAGGTCCAGTGGCTCGCCCTGGTGGACAACTACACGGAGAGCGAGAAGGAGAAGGACTGGCTCGCCAACTACGCGCAGATCCAGTACTTCAACCCCGACTCCAAGGCCTGGGAGTCCATCTCGGACGAGGTCTCCGGCGGCTTCTACTTCGGCTCCACCCCGCTGGGCGCCAAGGAGAAGGTCGACATCAAGCTGCGCCTCAACGTCAGCGCCAAGGCCCCGGCCGGTGACGGCTACGCGCTCGGCCTCGGCGGCTACCTGGACTCCGAGGAGAACTGCGTGCGCAGCTCGTTCTCCATGTACGAGTTCACGGTCCTGAAGCCGGGCAGCGACAACGAGAACCCGGGCGAGGCCGACGAGAACGAGGGCGGCAAGAAGCCCTCCGGTGGCAAGACGCCCCAGGGCGGCGCCCAGGAGATCCCGGTCACCGGCAGCCTCGCCGAGACCGGCTCCAGCTCCGTGCTGCCGACCATCGGCCTCGTCGGCGGCGTCGCCGTCATCGCCGGTGCGGGTGCGGT
This Streptomyces sp. NBC_01283 DNA region includes the following protein-coding sequences:
- a CDS encoding LPXTG cell wall anchor domain-containing protein; translation: MKLRRVMAAAAATAAIAPIALLSAPAAFATDGTPTPTTTATESATPPATETPTEKPTEKPTETATPTPTATKPTTPAPTEPTKTAEPTKTAEPTEEPTEEPTDCPVDEDGEDADSKLEIGLSGLPGKIVAGSGWHQFKLTASNPSDEDLGEVQWLALVDNYTESEKEKDWLANYAQIQYFNPDSKAWESISDEVSGGFYFGSTPLGAKEKVDIKLRLNVSAKAPAGDGYALGLGGYLDSEENCVRSSFSMYEFTVLKPGSDNENPGEADENEGGKKPSGGKTPQGGAQEIPVTGSLAETGSSSVLPTIGLVGGVAVIAGAGAVFVVRRKKADATA